CTCCGAGTAAATCAGTACACCGACGAAAGTGTTGCTGTGGCGGCCGACCGTGCCGTGGGAGGGTCGCGGCCCCGCGAGGACGGCGGACGAAGCGCAACCGACGACGCTTTGACGCCGGTGGACGCGGGTTCGTGTATGACCGTTCGGTTCGTCACGAGCAACGAGGGGAAAGTCACGGAAGCACAGGACTACCTCGAGGGGATCGACACCGTCGAGCAGGTCGAGTACGACTATGCGGAGCTGCAAAGCGATTCGCTCGAGGAGATCGTCGTCACCGGGGCCGAGGAGGCATACGCGGCACTTGGCAACGAGGAGCCGGTACTGGTCGACGACACGGGGCTGTTCGTCGACGCGCTCGGGGGATTCCCGGGGCCGTACTCCGCCTACGTCGAAGACACCGTCGGGATCGAACGGCTCTGGCGACTCGCCAGCGAGGAAGAGAGCAAACGCGCCCGATTCCGGACGGTGCTGGCTTACGCTGACGGGGAGCGAACCGAGACCTTCGAGGGATCGGTCGCGGGTACGCTCGTCGCGCCGCGGGGCGACGGCGGGTTCGGCTACGACCCGATCTTCGAGTACAACGGCCGGACGTTCGCGGAGATGGACACCGACGAGAAAAACGCCATCTCCCACCGCGGCCGAGCGCTAGCTGCGTTCGCGGACTGGTACGCCGGCCGATAGCGACGGCGGGGCTCGCGACCCTCACGCTCACAGGCGACGGACGAACGTTCTCGAGGACGGCGCCGAGCGGAGTATTTTAACCCGCCCGGACGAACGCCAGGTATGACTGACGATGCGGTTCACGTCGTTGCCGTCGTCGGGAGTCTCCGCGAGGAGAGCTACACCCGGCCAGCGCCTCGCCACGCCCTGGACGCGGCCGAATCGAGCGGCGCGACCACCGAACTGATCGACCTCCGGGAGCTCGAGCTCCCGCTGTTCGACGCCGACGAGGACGAGGCCGGCGACGCCCCGGAACTCGCGCGCCGGATCCGGGAGGCCGATTCCGTCCTGCTGGGGACGCCGATGTACCACGGCTCGTACTCCTCCGTGCTGAAGACCGCGCTCGACTACTGCGGGTTCGACGAGTTCGAGAACAAGACCGTCGGCCTGCTGGCCGTCTCGGGCGGCAGCTTCCCGGTAGGCGCACTCGATCACCTGCGGGTCGTCTGTCGGGCCCTCGACGCGTGGGTGTTGCCCCACCAGGCCGCGGTGCCGAACGCCCACCGACGGTTCGAGGACCGCGAGCTGGCCGACGAGGACCTCCGCGAGCGCGTCGAGACGC
This genomic window from Natronococcus occultus SP4 contains:
- a CDS encoding XTP/dITP diphosphatase, encoding MTVRFVTSNEGKVTEAQDYLEGIDTVEQVEYDYAELQSDSLEEIVVTGAEEAYAALGNEEPVLVDDTGLFVDALGGFPGPYSAYVEDTVGIERLWRLASEEESKRARFRTVLAYADGERTETFEGSVAGTLVAPRGDGGFGYDPIFEYNGRTFAEMDTDEKNAISHRGRALAAFADWYAGR
- a CDS encoding NADPH-dependent FMN reductase; amino-acid sequence: MTDDAVHVVAVVGSLREESYTRPAPRHALDAAESSGATTELIDLRELELPLFDADEDEAGDAPELARRIREADSVLLGTPMYHGSYSSVLKTALDYCGFDEFENKTVGLLAVSGGSFPVGALDHLRVVCRALDAWVLPHQAAVPNAHRRFEDRELADEDLRERVETLGVRAVQFANIEPDPASFESHENVGAEESPD